A single genomic interval of Shewanella halotolerans harbors:
- a CDS encoding PrnB family protein, translating to MSQDVAAFDHWIRQEFVEINSALERLYMQQSDPANVVGIGDELKARLEAEGRTLIKALLDEGNTDEGFDAAFDLLGNVGLYMAACRRHEITEPSRETSSPLLEASALAMHIGASIGVTPRFATAHLTTHNRAVNGLYKRFTDLDDEKLFVDYNTKGILAYKRAADALLKIQPLGISHPMTAELLQVALVALQQVIASNQTLFDRLDTQAFFNSVRPYYKPYRVGQQVYRGANAGDFAGINVIDLQLGLCFANESAYSQLLVDKFLYMMPEDQRILRDCMRRTSLMDDFLAAMDMRDHPWYQENLAQFLRVCEAHGQGAIQHHDQLVEKYIAQPAKQMESQHIDKVTASGPPLPVLLGALEKLRDRRAAAKRDDIRTRFDDIARLRASLEG from the coding sequence ATGAGTCAAGATGTCGCGGCCTTCGATCACTGGATCAGGCAGGAGTTTGTCGAGATTAACTCGGCGCTGGAGCGCCTCTACATGCAGCAAAGCGACCCCGCTAACGTGGTGGGCATAGGCGACGAGCTTAAGGCCCGGCTGGAGGCCGAAGGCCGGACGCTCATCAAGGCGCTGCTGGATGAGGGCAATACCGACGAGGGTTTCGATGCCGCCTTCGATCTGCTGGGTAACGTGGGCCTCTACATGGCGGCCTGTCGTCGCCACGAGATCACAGAGCCGAGCCGCGAAACCAGCTCGCCATTGTTGGAGGCCTCGGCGCTTGCCATGCATATAGGCGCCTCCATCGGGGTGACGCCACGCTTTGCCACCGCCCATCTGACTACTCACAATCGCGCCGTTAACGGCCTCTATAAGCGCTTTACCGATCTCGACGACGAGAAGCTGTTCGTCGACTACAACACCAAGGGGATCCTCGCCTACAAGCGGGCGGCCGATGCACTACTGAAGATCCAGCCTCTGGGGATCTCCCACCCCATGACCGCCGAGTTGTTACAGGTCGCCCTGGTGGCGCTTCAGCAGGTGATCGCCTCCAATCAGACGCTATTCGATCGCCTCGATACCCAGGCGTTTTTCAACAGCGTGCGTCCCTATTACAAGCCCTATCGCGTCGGCCAGCAGGTGTATCGCGGCGCCAATGCTGGTGACTTTGCCGGCATCAATGTGATCGACCTGCAGCTGGGGCTCTGCTTCGCCAACGAGTCGGCCTACTCTCAACTGCTGGTGGATAAGTTCCTCTACATGATGCCGGAAGATCAGCGCATCTTGCGTGACTGCATGCGCCGCACCAGCCTGATGGACGATTTCCTCGCCGCCATGGATATGCGTGACCATCCCTGGTACCAGGAGAATCTAGCGCAGTTCCTGCGGGTGTGTGAGGCCCATGGCCAGGGGGCGATACAACACCATGATCAGCTGGTGGAGAAGTATATCGCTCAGCCTGCCAAGCAGATGGAGAGCCAGCATATCGACAAGGTTACCGCCAGTGGCCCGCCGTTGCCTGTGCTGCTGGGGGCGCTGGAGAAACTCAGAGACAGACGCGCCGCCGCCAAGCGCGATGACATACGCACCCGTTTCGACGACATCGCCAGGCTGCGCGCCAGCCTAGAGGGGTAA
- a CDS encoding aminotransferase class V-fold PLP-dependent enzyme yields MYQNDFVMPKSVYLLNHSVGRPLQSLRQAFDERFFLPWQGSGREPWGDWLSVVEDFRVQLARLFNSETRLFCPQVNLSSGLTKLVQSHSRLRRPGAVTLMSENDFPSMGFALRQALPEAELRFIPANLDVSLAEVWQAHLTDDIDLVFISHAYSNTGQQAPLDYLVPKVRELGALSLVDVAQAAGVLPLDLNALKPDFMLGSSVKWLCGGPGAAYLWVSADQLVHCSPQDVGWFSHENPFEFDIHDFRYHDSALKFWGGTPSVAPFALAAHSIGYFAELGSDKVRQHNLMQLERIWRQVGDALVSPSDPARCSGTAILDFGEAQQTAVEALTQADISLDVRKQGMRISPHIYNGEQDMQRLLDALAPFCR; encoded by the coding sequence ATGTACCAGAATGATTTTGTGATGCCAAAGTCAGTCTACCTGCTCAACCACTCGGTGGGCAGGCCGCTGCAGAGTCTGCGCCAGGCGTTCGACGAGCGTTTCTTCCTGCCCTGGCAGGGTTCGGGGCGAGAGCCCTGGGGTGACTGGCTCTCTGTGGTGGAGGATTTTCGCGTTCAGCTCGCTAGGCTGTTCAACAGCGAGACTCGGCTGTTTTGCCCTCAGGTTAACCTTTCCAGCGGTCTCACCAAATTGGTGCAGTCCCATTCAAGGCTGCGCCGCCCCGGCGCCGTGACCCTGATGAGCGAGAACGATTTTCCCAGCATGGGCTTTGCCTTACGTCAGGCGCTGCCTGAGGCTGAGTTACGTTTCATCCCGGCTAACCTGGATGTGAGTCTGGCCGAGGTGTGGCAGGCACATCTGACCGATGATATCGATCTGGTGTTTATCAGCCACGCCTATTCCAACACGGGTCAGCAGGCGCCGTTGGATTATCTAGTACCTAAGGTGCGCGAGCTGGGGGCGCTCTCGCTGGTGGATGTGGCGCAGGCCGCCGGGGTATTGCCCCTGGATCTTAATGCCCTCAAGCCAGATTTCATGTTGGGCTCCAGCGTCAAGTGGCTCTGCGGCGGGCCGGGGGCGGCCTACCTCTGGGTGAGCGCCGATCAGCTGGTGCATTGCTCACCCCAGGATGTGGGTTGGTTCAGCCATGAGAACCCCTTCGAGTTCGATATTCACGATTTTCGCTATCACGACTCGGCGCTCAAGTTCTGGGGCGGCACGCCGTCTGTGGCACCTTTCGCCCTCGCGGCCCACAGCATTGGCTATTTTGCCGAGCTGGGTAGCGACAAGGTTCGCCAGCACAACCTGATGCAGCTGGAGCGCATCTGGCGTCAGGTGGGTGATGCCCTGGTCTCACCCTCGGATCCGGCTCGTTGTAGCGGTACGGCCATCTTAGACTTCGGTGAAGCCCAGCAAACGGCGGTCGAGGCACTGACCCAGGCGGATATTAGCCTGGATGTGCGCAAGCAGGGGATGCGGATCTCGCCCCATATCTACAACGGCGAGCAGGATATGCAGCGACTGCTGGATGCCCTGGCGCCTTTCTGTCGCTAG
- the typA gene encoding translational GTPase TypA, with product MLENLRNIAIIAHVDHGKTTLVDKLLAQSGTLETRGEAAERVMDSNDLEKERGITILAKNTAIKWNDYRINIVDTPGHADFGGEVERVLSMVDCVLLLVDAVDGPMPQTRFVTKKAFAQGLKPIVVINKIDRPGARPDWVIDQVFDLFDNLGATDEQLDFPIVYASALNGFATLDPEETGTDMTPLFETIVEKVSSPDADAEGAFQMQISQLDYNSYVGVIGVGRIKRGSVKVNQQVTVVGADGTTRNGKIGQVLGYMGLDRHEVTEANAGDIVAITGLGELKISDTVCAVGSAEALPPLSVDEPTLTMTFQVNTSPFAGKEGKYVTSRNILERLQQELVHNVALRVEETESPDRFRVSGRGELHLSILIENMRREGYELAVSRPEVIVKEIDGEKCEPYETLTVDVEEEHQGAVIEKLGTRKADMRDMQPDGKGRVRIDFIIPSRGLIGFQTEFMTATSGTGLIYHSFDHYGPVKGGDIGQRQNGVLISNATGKALTFALFGLQDRGRLMIGHAAEVYEGQVVGIHSRANDLTVNCLKGKQLTNMRASGTDEAQVLTPHIQMTLEQALEFIDDDELVEVTPLSIRVRKRHLTENDRKRASRASKDA from the coding sequence GTGTTAGAGAATTTACGTAACATCGCCATTATTGCACACGTTGACCATGGTAAAACGACCCTGGTTGATAAGTTGCTGGCACAGTCTGGAACCCTTGAGACTCGAGGAGAGGCCGCTGAGCGGGTGATGGATTCCAACGATCTTGAAAAGGAACGTGGAATCACGATTCTGGCGAAGAATACTGCCATCAAGTGGAACGATTACCGTATCAACATCGTTGATACCCCTGGCCACGCCGACTTCGGTGGCGAGGTTGAACGTGTACTTTCTATGGTTGACTGTGTGCTACTGCTAGTTGATGCGGTCGATGGTCCAATGCCACAGACACGTTTCGTGACTAAGAAAGCCTTCGCTCAAGGTCTTAAGCCTATCGTAGTGATCAACAAGATCGACCGTCCGGGTGCGCGCCCTGATTGGGTTATCGATCAAGTATTCGATCTGTTCGACAACCTGGGTGCTACCGACGAGCAACTAGACTTCCCAATCGTTTATGCCTCTGCACTGAACGGTTTCGCGACTCTGGATCCTGAAGAGACTGGTACTGACATGACGCCACTGTTCGAGACCATCGTCGAGAAAGTGTCTTCACCTGACGCCGATGCCGAAGGTGCCTTCCAGATGCAGATCTCTCAGCTGGACTACAACTCATACGTGGGCGTTATCGGCGTTGGCCGTATCAAGCGCGGTAGCGTTAAGGTGAACCAGCAGGTTACCGTAGTGGGCGCCGATGGCACCACGCGTAACGGTAAGATCGGCCAGGTACTTGGCTACATGGGTCTGGACCGTCATGAAGTGACTGAAGCTAATGCCGGCGACATCGTAGCGATCACAGGTCTTGGCGAGCTGAAGATCTCTGACACTGTATGTGCAGTGGGCAGCGCCGAAGCCTTGCCTCCTCTGTCTGTTGACGAGCCAACACTGACCATGACCTTCCAGGTAAACACCTCGCCATTCGCTGGTAAAGAAGGTAAGTACGTGACTTCACGTAACATCCTTGAGCGTCTGCAACAGGAACTGGTACACAACGTGGCACTGCGCGTCGAAGAGACAGAGAGCCCAGACCGTTTCCGCGTATCGGGCCGTGGTGAGCTTCACCTGTCTATCCTTATCGAAAACATGCGTCGTGAAGGCTACGAGCTGGCCGTATCACGTCCAGAAGTTATCGTTAAAGAGATCGACGGCGAGAAGTGCGAGCCATACGAGACCCTAACCGTTGACGTTGAAGAAGAGCACCAAGGGGCGGTGATCGAGAAGCTAGGTACCCGTAAGGCCGACATGCGCGACATGCAGCCAGACGGTAAAGGCCGTGTGCGTATCGACTTCATCATTCCTAGCCGTGGCCTGATTGGTTTCCAAACCGAGTTTATGACAGCCACTTCTGGTACAGGTCTTATCTACCACTCATTCGACCATTATGGTCCAGTGAAGGGTGGCGATATCGGCCAACGTCAGAACGGTGTGTTGATCTCTAACGCTACCGGTAAAGCACTGACCTTCGCCCTGTTCGGTCTGCAAGATCGTGGTCGTCTGATGATCGGTCACGCGGCAGAAGTTTACGAAGGCCAGGTAGTGGGTATCCACTCTCGCGCTAACGACCTGACAGTTAACTGTCTGAAAGGTAAGCAGCTGACCAACATGCGTGCCTCTGGTACCGACGAAGCTCAGGTACTGACACCGCACATCCAGATGACCCTAGAGCAGGCGCTCGAGTTCATTGATGACGACGAATTGGTAGAAGTGACTCCGCTAAGCATCCGCGTGCGTAAGCGTCACCTGACCGAAAACGATCGTAAGCGTGCTAGCCGCGCCTCGAAAGACGCTTAA
- the glnA gene encoding glutamate--ammonia ligase gives MSVESVLQQLEELEVKFVDLRFTDTKGKEQHVSIPAHQVDADFFEDGKMFDGSSIAGWKGINESDMVLMPDPTTFVLDPFTEETTALIRCDILEPGTMTGYDRDPRSIAKKAEEYMVSTGIADTVLIGPEPEFFLFDDVKFGTDMSGCFVKLDAKEAAWNSGTHYEDGNTGHRPFVKGGYFPVAPVDSSQDLRSAMCLVLEEMGQVVEAHHHEVATAGQNEIATRFNKLTEKADEIQILKYVVHNMAHAYGKTATFMPKPIVGDNGSGMHVHQSLAKDGVNLFSGDKYAGLSETALYYIGGIIKHARALNAFTNPSTNSYKRLVPHFEAPVMLAYSARNRSASIRIPVVPSPKARRIETRFPDPTANPYLAFAALLMAGLDGIQNKIHPGEAMDKDLYDLPAEEAAEIPQVATSLENALENLDADREFLTKGGVFSDDFIDSYIALKTAEAEKVARTTHPAEFELYYSL, from the coding sequence ATGTCAGTTGAATCAGTTTTACAACAACTAGAAGAACTTGAAGTTAAGTTTGTTGATTTGCGTTTTACCGATACTAAAGGTAAAGAGCAGCACGTATCTATTCCTGCTCACCAGGTTGATGCCGATTTCTTTGAAGACGGTAAAATGTTCGACGGTTCATCTATTGCTGGTTGGAAAGGCATTAACGAGTCAGACATGGTACTGATGCCAGACCCAACGACCTTCGTTCTTGACCCGTTCACCGAAGAAACCACTGCCCTGATCCGCTGTGACATTCTCGAGCCAGGCACTATGACTGGTTACGACCGCGACCCACGCTCTATCGCTAAGAAAGCCGAAGAGTACATGGTTTCTACCGGCATTGCCGATACCGTACTCATTGGTCCTGAGCCAGAGTTCTTCCTATTTGACGACGTTAAGTTCGGCACCGACATGTCAGGCTGTTTCGTTAAGCTAGACGCTAAAGAAGCGGCTTGGAACTCAGGCACTCATTACGAAGACGGCAACACAGGTCACCGTCCATTCGTGAAAGGCGGTTACTTCCCAGTAGCACCGGTTGACTCTTCTCAAGATCTTCGTAGCGCCATGTGTCTTGTTCTGGAAGAGATGGGTCAAGTAGTTGAAGCTCACCACCACGAAGTGGCGACTGCCGGTCAGAACGAGATCGCGACTCGCTTCAACAAGCTGACTGAAAAGGCTGACGAAATCCAGATCCTTAAGTACGTGGTTCACAACATGGCCCACGCTTACGGCAAGACGGCGACCTTCATGCCTAAGCCAATCGTTGGCGACAACGGTAGCGGCATGCACGTTCACCAATCACTGGCTAAAGACGGTGTAAACCTCTTCTCTGGTGACAAGTATGCGGGTCTGAGTGAGACTGCTCTGTACTACATCGGCGGTATCATCAAGCACGCTCGCGCGCTGAACGCCTTCACTAACCCAAGCACCAACTCGTACAAGCGTCTTGTGCCTCACTTCGAAGCACCAGTCATGCTGGCCTACTCGGCACGTAACCGCTCTGCGTCTATCCGTATCCCAGTAGTGCCAAGCCCTAAGGCACGTCGTATCGAGACTCGCTTCCCAGATCCAACGGCTAACCCATACCTGGCGTTCGCTGCACTGCTGATGGCTGGTCTTGACGGTATCCAGAACAAGATCCACCCAGGCGAAGCCATGGACAAAGATCTATACGATCTGCCAGCGGAAGAAGCGGCTGAGATCCCACAGGTTGCAACCTCTCTTGAGAACGCACTTGAGAACCTGGATGCAGACCGTGAGTTCCTTACCAAAGGCGGCGTATTCTCTGATGACTTCATCGATTCTTACATCGCGCTGAAGACAGCAGAAGCTGAGAAAGTGGCTCGCACCACTCACCCAGCCGAGTTCGAACTGTACTACAGCCTATAA
- a CDS encoding patatin-like phospholipase family protein, translating to MGRLPITVFLAIFLAACSSTHTLETRVTKENYRAVTLAADIQQQTDEPFRVWADETSDFLYDAKDGSTPLKVKGDRLNILALSGGGANGAFGAGIINGLYDSQQLQEYTIITGISAGSLIAPFVFVGGDEIPRLKEVMLGINDKMILGKHNLLNTLIKDAFTNGEQMFEFIEQVYTPEMIEQIALQHKAGRRLFIGTTHFDSEELVVWNLGRIAESHLPNKVHLIHQILAASSSIPGVFPPQFIAVDHDNQRLEELHVDGGLTVQMFFEVVNIDYHKVNQALGLSSAPQVHVIRNGMLKVPYSATEDKGVQLLRRSIASMTIQQAKGDLYRMLYFSEMTGLDLRFAYVDDEFDAPKATKDMFDLEYMKALYQYGYDKVNSDELWSTEVP from the coding sequence ATGGGCCGTCTACCCATTACCGTATTTTTGGCGATATTTCTCGCGGCGTGCAGTTCGACGCATACGCTGGAAACCCGTGTTACCAAAGAAAACTACAGAGCAGTGACCCTGGCGGCTGACATTCAGCAGCAGACGGACGAACCTTTTAGAGTCTGGGCCGATGAGACCTCAGATTTTCTCTACGATGCTAAGGACGGTTCGACCCCACTTAAGGTCAAGGGCGACAGATTGAATATTCTGGCCCTGTCTGGTGGGGGTGCCAATGGGGCATTTGGCGCCGGCATTATTAACGGTCTGTACGACAGTCAGCAGCTGCAAGAGTACACCATCATTACGGGGATCAGCGCAGGGTCACTCATTGCGCCCTTCGTGTTTGTCGGTGGAGACGAGATCCCGCGTCTTAAAGAGGTCATGCTGGGGATCAACGACAAGATGATCTTAGGCAAACATAACTTGCTGAATACCCTCATCAAAGATGCCTTTACCAATGGTGAGCAGATGTTTGAGTTTATCGAACAGGTCTATACCCCGGAGATGATAGAGCAGATAGCCCTGCAACATAAGGCTGGTCGTCGCCTGTTTATCGGGACCACCCATTTCGACTCGGAAGAGCTGGTGGTTTGGAACCTTGGCCGTATTGCCGAGAGTCATCTACCGAACAAGGTGCATCTGATCCATCAGATCCTAGCGGCCAGTTCGTCAATTCCCGGGGTCTTTCCACCTCAGTTTATCGCTGTGGATCATGACAATCAGCGCCTCGAGGAGCTGCATGTCGACGGTGGCCTCACAGTGCAGATGTTTTTCGAGGTGGTCAATATTGACTATCACAAGGTAAATCAGGCGCTCGGTCTGTCTAGCGCACCTCAGGTGCATGTTATCCGCAATGGCATGCTGAAGGTGCCTTACTCGGCCACCGAAGATAAAGGCGTGCAATTGCTACGCAGAAGCATTGCCAGCATGACGATTCAGCAGGCTAAAGGCGATCTCTACCGCATGCTTTATTTCAGCGAGATGACCGGCTTAGACCTCCGCTTCGCCTATGTTGACGATGAGTTTGATGCCCCTAAAGCCACTAAAGATATGTTCGATTTAGAGTACATGAAGGCCTTGTACCAATATGGCTACGACAAGGTGAACAGCGACGAACTCTGGTCGACAGAAGTCCCCTAG
- a CDS encoding M14 family metallopeptidase, whose product MSSRDPFQSFTWHSDIFSCQSNDISSFYARLEKQASRLGLQARKLGDAGPHPLELYQSPAQKADQPSILISAGFHGEEAAGPWGLLYFLNELEPDLFGQLNLSLLPLVNPTGFKRGHRFNKLGQNPNRGFVLENGRGRSNQDTSSEGEILLAHSQLLAAASKDGILTCHEDVLLTDTYIYSFEANQHPGQFSRELRDALGHYFPIAQDGLIDDCPVNDGIIFNHFDLSFEAFLVRLGASVGVCSETPGQQSFDQRILANAAIIKRFVELTLAKR is encoded by the coding sequence ATGTCTAGCCGCGATCCCTTCCAGTCTTTCACCTGGCACAGCGATATTTTTAGCTGTCAGAGCAATGATATCAGCAGCTTCTATGCCCGCTTAGAAAAGCAGGCAAGTCGCCTCGGGCTACAGGCGCGCAAGCTGGGTGATGCCGGTCCGCATCCGCTGGAACTCTATCAGTCGCCGGCGCAGAAGGCGGATCAGCCCTCGATATTGATCAGCGCCGGCTTTCATGGCGAAGAGGCCGCCGGCCCCTGGGGGCTGCTCTACTTCCTCAACGAACTGGAACCCGATCTCTTCGGCCAGCTCAACCTTAGCCTGCTGCCGCTGGTGAACCCCACAGGTTTCAAGCGTGGCCATAGATTCAACAAGTTGGGACAAAACCCGAATCGTGGCTTCGTGTTAGAGAACGGCCGTGGCCGCAGCAATCAGGACACCTCGAGCGAGGGTGAGATCCTGCTGGCTCACTCTCAGCTGCTGGCCGCCGCCAGTAAAGATGGCATCCTCACCTGCCATGAAGATGTATTGCTTACAGACACCTACATCTACTCCTTCGAGGCCAACCAGCACCCAGGCCAATTCAGTCGCGAGCTGCGCGACGCCCTGGGGCACTATTTCCCCATCGCCCAGGACGGACTGATCGACGACTGCCCAGTGAATGATGGCATCATCTTCAACCATTTCGACCTCTCCTTCGAGGCCTTTCTGGTGCGACTGGGCGCCAGCGTCGGCGTCTGTAGCGAGACTCCGGGCCAGCAAAGCTTCGATCAACGCATCCTGGCTAACGCCGCCATCATCAAACGTTTCGTCGAGCTGACCCTAGCAAAGCGTTAA
- a CDS encoding phospholipase D-like domain-containing protein → MSRSSLCRPMTARLFSLFILVLTGCASTYPEIEPGFESDWQAQPHEAQVYLIPSASEALARRINAIRHAQQSIDITYFSWNQDLSGLMLLNELKLAADRGVQVRIILDDLLVFNETWLAEQAQHQNIALRIFNPFHSRKTGWLGRSVDFERHKAQLDNRLHEKYFNVDGQVMILGGRNIGDNYFGYSQEANFFDLDVVFKGDILQPFMMNYRQLWNSDLLSPIEQLIHTKGNSHYRHFDRAWQRHQDEQPQVLAAISASLADLPTMHFIRAQVTPVFDSLNKVKDNKPYFRSRVEHLMNDAIANAKKAIISTPYLIPTQHRYDIIETLTKQNTQVTLITNSSASNDSAFIPAYFEQYRPELLTMGVDLYEFRDDAINTDHLYHVATYYHNKTFIFDDKLAYIGSSNFDPRSDFLNIEFGVVIDSPAFAEALTHYLLARKADLYWHVTLAPDGSISWHSGEETHDASPNYGGWHKLPDWFIRQLDSEFEL, encoded by the coding sequence ATGAGCAGATCTTCTCTATGTCGCCCGATGACGGCACGACTCTTCTCCCTCTTTATACTAGTGCTCACAGGGTGCGCCAGCACTTACCCTGAAATCGAGCCTGGTTTCGAGTCAGATTGGCAGGCTCAACCCCATGAGGCTCAGGTCTATTTGATCCCCAGCGCGAGCGAGGCGCTGGCCCGTCGCATAAACGCGATCCGCCACGCCCAGCAGAGTATCGACATCACCTATTTTTCATGGAATCAGGATCTTTCCGGTCTGATGCTGCTCAACGAGTTAAAACTGGCAGCAGACAGGGGCGTGCAGGTGCGCATCATCCTAGATGATCTGCTAGTGTTCAACGAAACTTGGTTGGCCGAGCAGGCACAACACCAAAATATTGCCCTACGCATTTTCAACCCGTTTCACTCTCGTAAGACGGGCTGGTTAGGCCGCAGCGTGGACTTCGAACGTCATAAAGCGCAACTGGATAATCGTCTACATGAAAAATACTTCAACGTCGACGGCCAGGTGATGATCTTAGGTGGACGCAACATAGGTGATAACTATTTTGGTTACAGCCAAGAGGCGAACTTCTTCGATCTCGATGTTGTGTTTAAAGGCGATATTCTTCAGCCATTTATGATGAACTATCGACAGCTTTGGAACAGTGATCTTTTAAGTCCCATCGAGCAGCTTATCCACACCAAGGGAAATAGTCACTATCGTCACTTTGACCGGGCATGGCAGCGCCACCAAGACGAGCAGCCCCAGGTGCTAGCGGCAATATCCGCTTCGCTCGCGGACTTGCCCACCATGCACTTTATCCGCGCCCAGGTCACCCCAGTATTCGACTCGCTAAACAAGGTGAAAGACAACAAACCTTACTTCAGAAGCCGGGTAGAACACCTGATGAACGACGCAATAGCCAATGCCAAGAAAGCCATTATCTCGACGCCTTACCTTATACCGACCCAACATAGGTATGACATCATAGAGACGCTGACCAAGCAAAATACGCAAGTGACACTGATCACCAACTCCTCGGCATCCAATGATTCAGCCTTCATCCCAGCCTACTTTGAGCAGTATCGTCCAGAGCTGCTCACCATGGGGGTCGACCTGTATGAATTTAGGGATGACGCGATTAACACCGATCACCTCTACCATGTGGCAACCTATTATCACAACAAGACCTTCATCTTTGATGACAAGCTTGCTTATATAGGTTCATCAAACTTCGACCCACGCTCGGACTTTCTCAACATAGAATTTGGCGTCGTCATAGATAGCCCGGCCTTTGCCGAAGCATTGACCCACTATCTGTTAGCGAGGAAAGCGGATCTCTATTGGCATGTGACCCTAGCACCCGACGGCAGCATAAGCTGGCATTCCGGTGAGGAAACCCATGACGCCTCACCCAACTATGGTGGCTGGCACAAGCTGCCAGACTGGTTTATCAGACAGCTCGACAGCGAATTTGAGCTCTAG